One Leptospira wolbachii serovar Codice str. CDC genomic region harbors:
- a CDS encoding ABC transporter transmembrane domain-containing protein: MLKFLHLLVFHFKNQLFKPKEESHSIRLSSHEDLAKSVLDFLSESLHIHSVPSEMIEGFRSLRSRYYQLTKEIFYDFLFAASHQYQIRLNIVQKTLQDIRYYTTQDAPFVFQARGEGGSLPELYAILSYQTSSYLVKPLHRFDAEEEWYSEKELLKLIGIKSNKDYTDWIIAEPTFPFSTNKETSKSHSSVTNALKQILHLIRMESKDIWIVFIYGIGIGILSLVVPVATSSLVNIVAFGVMIQPVIILTLLVVFFLGFAGAMQTIQIYVVEILQRRVFVRIATEFAVKFPKIRQDVLDKHHNPELVNRFFDTMTIQKSIHSLLVDGLSVVLTTVIGFILISFYHPIFIVFSFIILLFGGYWVIYRLGKPAAENYIKISKEKYKVAAWLEEISRHSALFHSTFGSNFALDKADSLIRDYLYARKKYFFNYIRQIIGLVGIQALASAIVLGLGGYLVIHRQLTIGQLVAAELVIAKVLSDISKFGKQLDSFYSLIAAVDKINSVFNLPTIPVKTVEFEIPEGPIQAQLSGIGYSLTNGHKIFSQFQLKIPAGKSIGVSSNTAYDAQILLDLLCGLREPSSGIVEYNHQNIHEVSKEQIHSVTFLVRGNEIFEGTILENIRVGREEIPLIEIRELLLDLGIWETIQSLPNGIHTPLLTFGHPFDTTQTTILSLARAIVGKPKLLLIDGILDQLPPQILSASLKVLLQKNREWTLLVVSKSPSILSQMDQVLRLENDTHSLKVNS; encoded by the coding sequence ATGTTAAAATTCTTACATTTGTTGGTATTTCATTTCAAGAACCAACTCTTCAAACCCAAAGAAGAATCTCATTCCATACGGCTTTCTTCCCATGAAGATTTGGCAAAATCAGTTTTGGATTTTTTATCCGAATCATTGCACATCCATTCTGTTCCAAGTGAAATGATTGAGGGATTTCGGTCTCTTCGTAGTAGATATTACCAGCTAACAAAGGAAATTTTTTATGATTTTCTATTTGCTGCTTCCCACCAATACCAAATTCGTTTAAATATTGTTCAAAAAACATTACAAGACATAAGATATTATACCACGCAAGATGCACCCTTTGTCTTCCAGGCGAGAGGTGAAGGTGGAAGTTTACCAGAACTTTATGCCATCCTGAGTTACCAAACATCCTCCTATCTAGTCAAACCACTACATCGGTTTGATGCGGAAGAGGAATGGTATTCTGAAAAAGAATTATTAAAACTCATCGGAATCAAATCAAACAAAGATTACACTGATTGGATCATTGCCGAACCGACCTTCCCATTTTCAACAAACAAAGAAACATCAAAATCACATTCTTCCGTTACCAATGCTTTAAAACAAATTTTACATCTAATTCGAATGGAATCCAAAGACATTTGGATTGTGTTTATTTATGGAATCGGAATTGGGATTTTATCGTTAGTGGTTCCTGTTGCCACATCATCCCTTGTCAACATTGTGGCTTTTGGTGTGATGATCCAACCAGTCATCATATTAACATTGTTAGTTGTATTTTTCTTAGGGTTTGCTGGTGCCATGCAGACAATCCAAATCTACGTAGTGGAGATTTTGCAACGACGTGTTTTTGTGAGAATTGCCACTGAGTTTGCGGTGAAATTTCCCAAAATTCGCCAAGATGTCTTAGATAAACACCACAACCCCGAACTTGTGAATCGATTCTTTGATACAATGACCATCCAAAAATCCATCCATTCCTTGTTAGTTGATGGACTTTCGGTTGTATTGACCACTGTAATTGGTTTTATCCTGATTTCTTTTTATCACCCTATCTTTATTGTGTTTTCCTTTATCATTTTACTCTTCGGTGGGTATTGGGTCATCTATCGATTGGGAAAACCCGCTGCAGAAAACTATATCAAAATTTCAAAAGAAAAATACAAAGTGGCTGCTTGGTTAGAAGAAATATCCAGACATTCTGCCCTCTTCCACTCTACCTTTGGATCCAATTTCGCCTTGGACAAAGCCGATTCTCTTATTCGAGACTACTTATATGCCAGAAAAAAATACTTTTTCAATTACATCCGGCAAATCATTGGCCTTGTAGGAATCCAGGCTTTAGCTAGTGCCATCGTACTTGGATTAGGTGGATATTTAGTCATCCATAGACAACTTACGATTGGACAACTCGTGGCAGCAGAACTTGTCATTGCCAAAGTACTCAGCGATATCTCCAAATTTGGAAAACAGCTGGATAGTTTTTATAGTTTGATTGCAGCCGTTGACAAAATCAATTCAGTATTCAACCTACCTACCATCCCAGTAAAAACAGTTGAATTTGAAATTCCCGAAGGCCCAATCCAGGCGCAATTATCAGGAATTGGTTATTCGTTAACCAATGGCCACAAAATCTTCAGCCAATTCCAACTGAAAATTCCAGCAGGAAAATCCATTGGAGTCTCTTCCAATACCGCTTACGATGCACAGATTCTTTTAGATTTGTTATGTGGTCTCAGAGAACCTTCATCCGGTATTGTGGAATACAATCACCAGAACATCCATGAAGTTTCCAAAGAACAAATCCACTCTGTTACTTTTTTAGTTCGAGGAAATGAAATCTTTGAAGGAACCATCTTAGAAAACATCCGGGTAGGACGAGAAGAAATACCACTCATTGAGATCAGAGAACTTTTATTAGATCTTGGAATCTGGGAAACAATCCAATCTTTACCAAATGGAATCCATACTCCACTTTTAACATTTGGTCATCCTTTTGATACGACCCAAACCACCATTCTTTCTTTAGCCCGGGCCATCGTTGGGAAACCAAAACTCTTGTTAATCGATGGAATTTTAGACCAACTACCACCACAAATTCTTTCGGCATCTCTCAAAGTATTGTTACAAAAAAATAGGGAGTGGACTCTACTTGTTGTTTCCAAATCACCAAGTATTCTTTCCCAAATGGACCAAGTTTTACGTTTAGAAAACGATACCCATTCCCTAAAGGTAAACTCGTAA
- a CDS encoding YceI family protein: MKIFNSILVLIALCFSTGLFAQENCIYEYDPSQTSLEWTAFKFTEKTGVKGKFDSIKVVGKQKDKSKFGAVNSLQFQIDSSSVNSGVPDRDGKIKKFFFGSVKGNKKISGTFSEITAGETGTAKLNLRLGNSKVSVPVNFVWKDDAVEVTGTVDVVTLGLQSGLGKLNAECNDLHKGSDGVSKLWPTVDVKVVSTLKKICK, encoded by the coding sequence ATGAAAATTTTTAATTCTATTTTGGTACTAATCGCACTCTGTTTCTCCACTGGACTCTTTGCACAAGAAAATTGCATATATGAATACGACCCATCGCAAACCTCTTTAGAGTGGACAGCGTTCAAATTTACAGAGAAAACAGGTGTTAAAGGAAAGTTCGATTCGATCAAAGTAGTCGGCAAACAAAAAGACAAATCAAAGTTTGGTGCGGTAAACTCTTTACAATTCCAAATTGATTCTTCTTCCGTCAACTCAGGTGTACCAGATCGGGATGGAAAAATTAAAAAATTCTTTTTTGGTTCTGTGAAAGGAAATAAAAAAATCTCAGGAACCTTTTCAGAGATCACTGCTGGGGAAACAGGGACTGCAAAATTAAATTTGCGATTGGGAAATTCTAAAGTATCGGTACCAGTGAACTTTGTTTGGAAAGATGATGCAGTAGAAGTTACAGGGACTGTGGATGTAGTAACTCTTGGCTTGCAATCAGGACTCGGTAAATTAAATGCAGAATGTAATGATTTACACAAAGGTTCTGATGGGGTAAGTAAACTTTGGCCTACTGTTGATGTTAAAGTAGTTTCAACGCTAAAGAAAATCTGTAAATAG
- a CDS encoding TetR/AcrR family transcriptional regulator, translating into MEKKKRETVPKKATQTPVLGRKRDPSLDASILKATIEMLAEEGFDGMTMDKIAIKVGTGKAACYRRWPSKVKLVKDALIWMNRNQLELEKIPDTGSLRNDFLAILKPHSMEEANAKLRVLGGLGTFWLDEEIEKKGITEIFGPWTEMNRTLIQRAMDRGEISKKANVNLVCKVLNSMATYRALIERKPPDKTLFIALIDQVVMPALKNPG; encoded by the coding sequence ATGGAAAAGAAAAAAAGAGAAACAGTTCCGAAAAAAGCCACTCAAACACCGGTACTAGGGAGGAAACGAGATCCCTCTCTGGATGCCTCCATTCTCAAAGCAACTATTGAGATGCTTGCTGAAGAAGGGTTTGATGGAATGACGATGGACAAAATCGCCATCAAAGTTGGTACAGGAAAGGCAGCTTGTTACAGACGTTGGCCGTCCAAAGTCAAACTTGTCAAAGACGCTTTGATATGGATGAATCGTAACCAGTTAGAACTCGAAAAAATTCCCGATACAGGTTCTCTTAGAAATGATTTTTTAGCTATCCTCAAACCCCATTCGATGGAAGAAGCCAACGCAAAACTTCGAGTACTCGGAGGCTTAGGGACATTTTGGTTGGATGAAGAAATCGAAAAAAAAGGAATCACTGAAATTTTTGGACCTTGGACTGAAATGAACCGAACACTTATCCAAAGAGCCATGGATCGCGGAGAAATTTCTAAAAAAGCAAATGTAAATCTTGTTTGTAAAGTGCTAAACTCGATGGCAACTTACCGCGCGCTTATCGAACGAAAACCTCCCGACAAAACACTGTTTATCGCACTCATTGACCAAGTGGTGATGCCTGCCTTAAAAAACCCAGGTTAA
- a CDS encoding DUF1801 domain-containing protein produces MSKEIETYNKTQSPSEREICNVLYEEIDLHLSKAEKKIWHAHPVWFLDGNPIVGYSKLKSCIRLLFWSGQTFEEKGLEPEGSFKAAEVRYTDVSQINKKDLKRWLGQAKKIQWDYKNIVKRKGVLERLK; encoded by the coding sequence ATGAGTAAAGAAATCGAAACATACAACAAGACCCAATCTCCGTCGGAAAGAGAAATTTGTAATGTTCTCTATGAGGAAATCGATTTGCATTTATCAAAAGCAGAGAAGAAAATTTGGCATGCACATCCTGTTTGGTTTCTGGATGGAAATCCCATTGTTGGCTATAGCAAACTAAAGAGTTGCATTCGTCTTCTCTTTTGGAGTGGGCAAACTTTTGAAGAGAAAGGGTTAGAACCTGAGGGGAGTTTTAAAGCAGCAGAAGTTCGTTATACGGATGTCAGCCAAATCAATAAAAAAGACTTAAAACGTTGGCTCGGCCAAGCAAAGAAAATCCAATGGGACTATAAAAATATTGTGAAACGAAAGGGTGTTTTAGAAAGACTAAAATAA